The window GTCTTTGACTCCACCGACGCCGCGCTCTtgcatctgcttctggaGCAAGATACCAACTTGACCGCAGGGCAAGGGACGAACTCCTCAACTCGCACCGAGCTAAACAGGCTCGTTGATAATTGGAAGGGAAACTTTGAGCGGGCAGTAGCGCTTCTGGAAGAATACCGGAGACTTTTCCTGCTCAGCCGTCTTTACCAAAGCCAGAAGATGTCTGGCAATGTGCTCAAGACATGGCGCAGGATTATCGACGGCGAGAATGATGCTGGCGGCGAGATTACTGTGGCTAGTGTCGAGGCCCAGATGCGCAGGTACTTGGTGAGGATCAAAGACACGCACTTGGTCGAAGAGTACGGCGCGTGGCTGGCGGGGCGCAACGCCGAGCTGGGAATCCAGGTGTTTGCAGACAACTCGAGTCGGGTGAGAATCGATCCTACGGATGTGGTGGAATTGCTCAAGGAGCGAGCTCCCAATGCTGTCCAAGTTTACCTAGAGCATCTGGTTTTTGCCAAAAACGTAAGTCTCAACCCATGTTCTCTTCGCCATGCGTGTCTAATTTCCGAGCAGTACACACAATACGCCGACGACCTTATTTCTTACTACTTGGATACTGTCCTCTCAGTGCTCCAGTCTTCGCCTGCCGCGCGAAATTCTCTTTCAGAATCCTACTCAACCTACCGAGCCCTGCGGCCGCCTAAACCAACCTACCTCAACTTCATCACCGAGAACACCCCCGCCGAACCCTGGTGGCAGTCTCGTCTGcgtctgctccagctcctaGGCGGCAGCTCGGGCACCCAGTTCACCACCTCGCCCGTCCTATCCGGAATCAGCTACTCAATACCCGCCGTTTTGGAGCGCATCGAGCCATTCCAGAACGAGCTCGTCTCCGAATGTATCATCCTTGACGGACTACAGGGCCACCACCGCGCAGCGCTCCGCCTCCTAACCCACGGACTAGGCGACTACGACTCCGCCATCCGCTACTGCCTTTTCGGCGGGCCACGCCACCAGACTGGCAGTAGTGCGCCGCCCGAACTTGCCGAGCATGGTCTGCAATCGACGCTCTTCCGACATCTGCTAGACGAGTTCTTGCAGATCCAAGACCTGTCCGACCGCATCGAGCGCACCagcgatctcctcgcgcgcTTCGCGGCCTGGTTCGATGTTCGCGAGGTACTGGATCTTGTCCCCGAGGCTTGGAGCGTGGATATCGTCGGCGGGTTCCTCGTGCACGTTTTCCGGTCTCTCGTTTCACAGAGCCGTGAGGCGCGCGTTGAGCGCGCCCTCAGCGCGAGCTTGAACCTGCGCGTTGGAGTGGAGTGCATTGATGGCATGGAGAAGGCTGGCCCGTGGGTTGAAGAGACGGATGGTGTGCGGCGCCTGAAGGATCTGACTATGCGCCCTTTGCCGAGGCCTCCTGGGGAAGCAGatgctgatgatgctgatgaaggcggtgatgatggggaCGTGGATGATTATGGGGATATGGTGCACCCTGTTTCTGATACATAGTGTTGCGCCGTAGGATTTGGGATCTGTACAGAATCTTTGATACCTCCGTGACTATATCTTCCTCAATTGAAGCGTTATGACTATGCATATTTCTCCTGGTGCTGGTTTAGTCTTTGTTCTTGCatttgttctttttttttggtaGTAGTCTAGGTAGTTATATCCTCGGGGAGTTTCAAGTTGAAGCGTCCAGCAGTGAATGACTTTTTATCATCCGAATCCcgtgaaaaaaaaaagaaaccctGCATCCAATAATACGCCCCTCCATTCCCTTCGTACATAATCGCTGAGCCATGATTTCGGATggatgagaaagaagctCCACCAAGACGCTGGCGCTTCAACCCGGCAGCTCGCCCGACTGGAATGCGAACTGATCAAGATGAAACGAACCTTTCGTGGAACGTTGCGCATGTCGCCGAGGCAGCCTTGCCAAGAATGTAGTGGAACCAGTGAGACCAGTGAAATCCTTGACCGGAGAGGTACATCGTAAATAACATATTTTACTCCTCGGGCTGCACGAACGGATTGGCGATCTCCTCGCTGCCGTCCGCGGGCGAGATCAGCACGATCAGAGTGCCGCGCGCGACGATCAGGCCCAGCGAGCGCGTTGTTTGGTTGCCCTCGTCATCTGGAATCAGTcagtaaaaaaaaagagagaaaattGAATTACAGAGATGACGCACCGCGCATAGATTCCTTGACATCGTCGAGAACCAGGTTCATGAGCTGGTCGTAGCCCTTGAGGGTTCCAGAGACTGCAAAAAGTAAGTCAGTTAGTGAAATGCATTCATTATATCAAGTGAAAATCAAATgaaaaaagacaaagagaaaggaggaaaaTACCCTCGCGGCCACCATTAAACTTCACCTGCACCTCCTTGTCCATGTACTTgttgaggtcgaggatgttttcctttttgggcttctcctgcgcaccgccaccaccgccactTTTCTGCTGCGAGCCCTGCTGGCCGCGCGggcctccacggccaccaccacggccccCTCGGAACGAGCCTCGTTCGGACATGGCTTAGCTGGTTAGCAAGCACGTCAGAAAAGAACACAAatcaaaaagagaaaaggaagagcCGGGCCGAACGGTCAAAGCTGGGCGTGAGgttttttggggggggggggggggggggtgggggtTTGGGCGGTTTGTGCCCTTTCGTCGCAGCCAGCGGGACAGCGGACCAGTAGGGACCCAGGGAACACAGGGGAAGGGAAAGTGGAATGAATATGTATGAGGGATTTTCCGCCAGGACAGACCGACAGACATACCTAGATTGGGGGTACTAGCTAGATCAAGCGAGAAGATGTGAATGGAGGTGGAACGAGAGGGCAGAGAGTGGTTGGATTCCCGCCCGGCCGTAACCAATACATACATACCGCCCCCCCTTTCACTACGAACCAATGTGGTTCCCGCCGAGTGTACCAGGCAGCTGCAATACCACCTGCTGGATCGACGGGGCGATTACGCCATCTCCTCGGAGGGTGCACCATGGTCGTTTCCACTGGTTCGATGAGCGGCCACGGGCAGAACCTGCAGGGTCATTTCCACCGGTTGTTAGTCTAGTTTCAACGGGCCGATATAGTCCTAGGAGGACCCTGGAGGGAATATTACCGTGACAATACCCGTACTCAGCGGAGTCCCGCCTCCGCTGGCACATCCGTTGTCTCTCTCTCACGCTCActctttccttctgtctCTGCCACCCTCATGGTCTCAGTCCCATCCTCCCCAGCGGCGACCCCCGCTTCTCTCCAGCCCTAACACACACCGTTTTTCtgctttcccttctcccaACTCTTGACATCGTCAATCTTGGCCCATACTGGACCGCCTTCACTCGCCATGGAGTCCCGAGGAGAGATGGCGGAGCCGTCCAACAAGCGCCCTCGGTCTCCCACGGGCGACTTCCCTCCCCTGACGGCCAAAGCCCCCAAGACGCACTCGAACCACCTCCAGATCAACTATCTCGCCCGCCAATACCCCGACAACCTCCCGCTGGTGTCCGTCGACGACACCATGCCGGCGATCATCCACCTGCTCGGCGAGTACGACGGCGTGCTGCACCGGCACGAGAGTATCGCCGGCAACCTTGGCGCATGCCCGCTGGGCCCGATCCTGATTAAGCGCTTCGAGCGCCTCTTCGACGGGCCCCCGCGCGTGCTCAAGACGCACGGCAAGGACGGCCCCACCGTCACCTGGCTGGATGTCGTCGAGTTTGCCAAGAGCAAGCCCGAGCAGTTCAActtggagaagcagcgcgaCGGCGTGCGCGTCTGTCAGTTTTACACGAAGCAGTGTCGCGTGGAgatcagcgaggaggactTTGTGCTCATCGCCTCCGGCATGCCGCAGAAGATGATTCCGCCGCAGCCGATtatcgaggatgaggagaaggagctgggcgcattggagatcttggagaagaatatgcagcagatcatccagaTGGCCGATCAAGGTGAGTAGTGATTGCTCCGGACGATGTTGATATCAAACTCTAATTTGCCGCATTTATAGTGTCTGCGCGAGCTCGGCAGCTGAACCACCGCATGAAGAACCGGCGGACTGCCATCGTGAGCCGGCGAGAGAACGATGCGTCTCTGAATCAGTCCCACTCTGCGGGGGAACCCTGGCGTGAGGCGAACGGTCACGGCGGGGGATCGCTCAACTCCGCCTCACCCTCGTCCGGGTTTGTCGCTGTCAACGCGAATCGCCatgacgacgaagagagTCTTTCGTCGCAGTTTATGTTTTCTCACTCCAACACCGACAATGTCACCATCATCAACGGCACCTCGATCAAGGGTGCATCCCCCACGACGCGGGCcgagctgatgaagaagtTCTTTACCACGGCAGACCGCCAGGCGCGCGGCTACGATGATCCATCGAACCTCAACCCACAGCCCGcacggccgcggccacggATTTCCGATGCGGCCGAGTACAGCCTTTACAATACCGCGGTGACCCCGGTCGCCATCCCCAGCACACCGTCCTCGCTACTGCCGCCACCAAAAGCCAGCTCtcaagagaaagaagatggagggctATGGAAGCTGGAAATGATTGCGCGCATGAACGAGTTGAAACGCGGGGAGCGCCTGTCGCCGCCTTGCGATCGGTGTCGGCGGCTGCACATGGACTGT of the Penicillium psychrofluorescens genome assembly, chromosome: 1 genome contains:
- a CDS encoding uncharacterized protein (ID:PFLUO_000969-T1.cds;~source:funannotate): MSERGSFRGGRGGGRGGPRGQQGSQQKSGGGGGAQEKPKKENILDLNKYMDKEVQVKFNGGREVSGTLKGYDQLMNLVLDDVKESMRDDEGNQTTRSLGLIVARGTLIVLISPADGSEEIANPFVQPEE
- a CDS encoding uncharacterized protein (ID:PFLUO_000970-T1.cds;~source:funannotate), which gives rise to MESRGEMAEPSNKRPRSPTGDFPPLTAKAPKTHSNHLQINYLARQYPDNLPLVSVDDTMPAIIHLLGEYDGVLHRHESIAGNLGACPLGPILIKRFERLFDGPPRVLKTHGKDGPTVTWLDVVEFAKSKPEQFNLEKQRDGVRVCQFYTKQCRVEISEEDFVLIASGMPQKMIPPQPIIEDEEKELGALEILEKNMQQIIQMADQVSARARQLNHRMKNRRTAIVSRRENDASLNQSHSAGEPWREANGHGGGSLNSASPSSGFVAVNANRHDDEESLSSQFMFSHSNTDNVTIINGTSIKGASPTTRAELMKKFFTTADRQARGYDDPSNLNPQPARPRPRISDAAEYSLYNTAVTPVAIPSTPSSLLPPPKASSQEKEDGGLWKLEMIARMNELKRGERLSPPCDRCRRLHMDCLKNLTACMGCTKKHAKCSWREVKEEELLAVRPHILFPSRSGEASPGGLPTTGAHSPSNALASMERPVGSVSDTHHHSHHYRRESAPSAPHIESGSTASMVPDSSPRRALSESDQPFHERRVAAGTTRPPPQTEDDDPDANQRLMQAILDTVDHHTRVAAAVQEKERGAERPGDGSNDRDAERDRERRLVQA